The following coding sequences lie in one Arabidopsis thaliana chromosome 3, partial sequence genomic window:
- the CHX10 gene encoding cation/H+ exchanger 10 (cation/H+ exchanger 10 (CHX10); FUNCTIONS IN: monovalent cation:hydrogen antiporter activity, sodium:hydrogen antiporter activity; INVOLVED IN: cation transport; LOCATED IN: integral to membrane; EXPRESSED IN: male gametophyte, pollen tube; EXPRESSED DURING: L mature pollen stage, M germinated pollen stage; CONTAINS InterPro DOMAIN/s: Cation/H+ exchanger (InterPro:IPR006153); BEST Arabidopsis thaliana protein match is: cation/H+ exchanger 11 (TAIR:AT3G44920.1); Has 3267 Blast hits to 3245 proteins in 1126 species: Archae - 161; Bacteria - 2335; Metazoa - 0; Fungi - 113; Plants - 528; Viruses - 0; Other Eukaryotes - 130 (source: NCBI BLink).), which translates to MNTTTYIGDCRISFFNISSQGFWDNLKSPDVVFGYSLPLLEIQIILIFFCIVMSHMFLRCIGISQIASYMIAGIVLGPQLFDVLEKSSGKLSVDPALDGIAALRCISVFGTLMFTFLMTVRTSRRVAFHSGKLPVVIGIVSFFAPLFGLGFQNFFSDNIDPHYMPLTKALGERTAIVITQSSILLPSTTYILLELKIINSELGRLALSACVINDILGIFSMIVASIQATYIHVSHATAYRDTVAVIIFFLVVFLVFKPMVQWVIDRTPEDKPVEDMYIHAVIITALASAAYFVFFNMKYILGPLMIGIIIPEGPPLGSALEAKFERLTMNVFLPISITFSAMRCDGARILSQFNDIFFNIFLTFLILVIKLVACLAPCLYYKLPLSESLAVSFILSYKSFADFVLYEAVLDDTYISQATYSFLILYSLLNAGIVPTVLRRMYDPRRKYVNYQKRDILHLERNSDLRILTCLHKPENVSETIAFLQLLSSPNLDFPIAVTVLHLVKLVGQINPIIVSHDKKLKRLNKDSYIHTANLAFRQFVLESLESVTVTTFTAFSHENLMHEDICTLALDKTTSMIVVPSGRKWTVDGLFESDNTAIRHLNQSLLDRAPCSIGILVDRGQFSRKSIVTSKKRYIIDVGVLFIGGKDDREALSLVKRMKNNPRIRVTVIRLVFDHEIESDWDYILDNEGLKDLKSTEDNKDIDYIERIVTSSVEVVKAVQLLAEEYDLMVVGRDHDMTSQDLSGLMEWVELPELGVIGDLLAARDLSSKVSVLVVQQQQQRT; encoded by the exons ATGAACACGACTACTTACATTGGGGATTGTCGAATATCATTCTTCAACATATCTTCCCAGGGATTTTGGGATAACCTAAAATCGCCTGATGTGGTTTTCGGCTACTCGCTGCCTCTCCTAGAGATTCAGATAATACTGATATTCTTCTGCATTGTCATGTCTCATATGTTCCTCAGATGCATCGGCATTTCCCAAATCGCTTCATATATGATT GCTGGAATAGTTCTAGGGCCTCAGCTTTTTGATGTACTAGAGAAATCTTCAGGGAAACTATCCGTGGATCCTGCGTTGGATGGAATCGCAGCGTTAAGATGCATCTCGGTGTTTGGAACACTAATGTTTACGTTTCTAATGACTGTTAGAACCAGCAGGCGAGTGGCGTTCCATAGCGGAAAATTGCCCGTTGTGATCGGGATCGTGTCCTTCTTTGCTCCTCTGTTTGGTCTCGGTTtccagaattttttttctgacaACATCGACCCTCACTACATGCCTCTAACTAAAGCCCTAGGTGAGCGCACTGCGATTGTCATAACTCAATCTTCGATACTTTTGCCTTCCACTACATATATCTTGCTAGAGCTCAAGATCATCAACTCCGAGCTAGGTCGCCTTGCATTGTCTGCATGTGTCATCAACGACATCTTGGGGATTTTTTCCATGATAGTTGCCTCTATACAAGCGACCTACATTCATGTTTCACATGCAACAGCCTATCGTGACACTGTCGCGGTGATCATCTTTTTTCTCGTcgtctttcttgtttttaagCCTATGGTGCAATGGGTCATAGACCGCACACCGGAAGACAAGCCAGTGGAGGATATGTACATTCATGCCGTGATTATTACCGCATTGGCTTCCGCTgcttattttgtgtttttcaacatgaaatatattttaggaCCATTAATGATTGGCATCATCATACCAGAGGGTCCACCATTAGGATCGGCTCTAGAGGCTAAGTTTGAGAGGCTCACAATGAACGTGTTCTTACCAATCTCAATCACATTCAGCGCGATGAGATGTGATGGAGCAAGGATCCTTAGCCAGTTCAATgacatcttcttcaacatcttccTAACATTTCTTATACTTGTCATAAAACTGGTCGCATGCCTTGCACCTTGCTTGTACTACAAGTTACCTCTCAGTGAATCCTTGGCTGTTTCCTTCATCTTGAGCTACAAAAGTTTTGCTGATTTTGTTCTCTATGAAGCTGTATTAGACGACACG TACATATCGCAAGCCACTTACTCGTTCTTAATCTTATATTCGCTACTAAATGCCGGGATTGTCCCTACTGTCTTAAGGAGGATGTACGATCCAAGAAGAAAGTACGTTAATTACCAGAAAAGGGACATATTGCATCTAGAACGAAACTCAGATCTTCGAATTCTAACTTGTTTGCACAAACCAGAAAACGTCTCAGAGACCATAGCATTCCTACAATTGTTGTCCTCACCGAACCTAGACTTCCCTATCGCGGTTACAGTTCTCCACCTTGTGAAGCTCGTTGGTCAGATAAACCCTATCATAGTCTCACACGACAAGAAATTGAAACGGCTtaacaaagactcatacatCCATACCGCAAACCTTGCCTTTAGACAATTCGTGTTAGAAAGCTTAGAGTCTGTAACCGTGACAACGTTCACTGCGTTCTCGCATGAAAACTTGATGCACGAAGACATTTGTACACTTGCACTTGACAAAACAACATCGATGATTGTCGTCCCATCGGGGAGGAAATGGACTGTAGATGGGTTATTCGAGTCTGACAACACTGCTATAAGACATCTAAACCAGTCGTTACTCGATCGTGCGCCTTGTTCTATCGGCATACTAGTAGACCGTGGACAATTCTCGCGAAAAAGTATTGTAACGAGCAAAAAAAGGTACATCATTGATGTTGGTGTGCTCTTCATTGGAGGCAAAGACGATAGGGAAGCACTATCATTGGTGAAGAGGATGAAAAATAACCCGAGGATCCGTGTAACCGTGATCCGACTCGTCTTCGACCATGAAATAGAGTCAGATTGGGATTATATTCTTGATAACGAAGGCTTAAAGGATTTGAAGAGTACTGAAGACAACAAAGATATTGATTATATAGAGAGGATTGTGACTAGTAGTGTTGAGGTAGTCAAAGCTGTCCAATTGCTTGCAGAAGAGTACGATCTAATGGTGGTCGGGAGAGATCATGATATGACATCACAAGACTTATCAGGACTAATGGAATGGGTCGAACTACCAGAGTTAGGTGTCATCGGGGATTTGCTGGCGGCTAGAGATCTAAGCTCTAAGGTTTCGGTTTTAGTagttcaacaacaacaacaacgaacGTGA
- a CDS encoding uncharacterized protein (BEST Arabidopsis thaliana protein match is: Pentatricopeptide repeat (PPR) superfamily protein (TAIR:AT5G28420.1); Has 3 Blast hits to 3 proteins in 2 species: Archae - 0; Bacteria - 0; Metazoa - 0; Fungi - 0; Plants - 3; Viruses - 0; Other Eukaryotes - 0 (source: NCBI BLink).), with product MDMLEDEMSLCKVMMLYLAEGRSLELIENIFRSSKTKGRVIYNTMISVYGKHFAENAHQLFLEMVNNRIRLSGHTFKYHLEAWTIACKPQRTLEFLHFMILFFIKGKKKM from the exons ATGGATATGCTAGAGGATGAAATGAGCCTTTGCAAAGTCATGATGCTCTATTTAGCAGAGGGACGATCGCTAGAGTTAATAGAGAATATATTCAGATCTTCCAAAACGAAAGGAAGAGTGATATATAACACCATGATCTCGGTGTATGGAAAACACTTTGCTGAGAATGCACACCAGTTGTTTCTGGAGATGGTCAACAACAGAATTCGTCTCAGCGGTCACACCTTCAAGTATCATCTAGAAGCATGGACGATAGCCTGCAAACCACAAAGGACTCTTGAATTCTTGCATTTcatgatattgttttttataaag ggtaagaaaaagatgtag